One window of the Camarhynchus parvulus chromosome 2, STF_HiC, whole genome shotgun sequence genome contains the following:
- the FAM126A gene encoding hyccin isoform X3 yields the protein MLAVNTGVVEEWLSEFKTLPEASISSYATSLKDKTALISSLYKVIQEPQSELLEPVCHQLFEFYRSGEEQLLRFTLQFLPELMWCYLAVSASRDLQSSGCIEALLLGVYNLEIVDKEGHNKVLSFTIPSLSKPSIYHEPSSIGSMALTEGALSQHGLSRVVYSGPHPQREMLTAQNRFEVLTFLLLCYNAALSYMPAMSLQSLCQISSRICVCGYPRQQVRKYKGVNSRIPVSSEFMVQMLTGIYYAFYNGEWDLARKAMDDVLYRAQLELYPEPLLVANAIKASLPQGAMKSSKEGTRCIQVEITPTSSRISRNAVTSMSIRGHRWKRHEQPENGNDATELGNFIIPEISVTSVAGERTGNGEKSRALAENDVQHLQGVQETATEPRTDSKGLPEIRRQKSVRKMMEDGINSSGRVQF from the exons acaCTGCCAGAAGCATCCATATCCAGCTATGCTACCAGCTTGAAAGACAAGACTGCTTTGATTTCATCTCTTTACAAAGTAATTCAGGAGCCACAGAGTGAA CTTCTGGAGCCAGTTTGCCACCAGCTCTTTGAGTTCTACCGCAGTGGTGAGGAGCAATTGCTGCGCTTTACGCTGCAGTTCCTGCCAGAATTGATGTGGTGCTATCTTGCTGTCTCAGCCAGCAGGGATTTGCAGAGCAGTGGATGCATAGAGGCTCTTCTCCTAGGAGTTTATAACTTG GAGATAGTTGACAAAGAGGGACATAACAAAGTGCTGAGTTTCACAATTCCATCTTTGTCCAAACCTTCTATCTATCATGAA ccttCCAGCATTGGCTCCATGGCTCTCACTGAAGGAGCTTTGTCACAGCACGGTTTGTCCAGGGTTGTGTACAGTGGACCTCACCCTCAGAGGGAGATGCTGACAGCCCAGAACAG GTTTGAAGTGCTGactttccttctgctctgttACAATGCTGCCTTAAGCTACATGCCTGCAATGTCTCTTCAGTCATTGTGTCAAATTTCTTCAAG AATTTGTGTCTGTGGATATCCTCGCCAACAAGTGAGAAAGTACAAGGGAGTGAACAGTAGGATTCCAGTTTCATCTGAATTCATGGTGCAAATGCTAACAGGGATCTATTATGCCTT TTATAATGGAGAATGGGATCTGGCTCGTAAAGCTATGGATGACGTTTTGTATAGAGCACAGCTTGAGCTGTATCCAGAACCTCTGCTG GTTGCTAATGCAATAAAAGCTTCATTGCCTCAGGGTGCCATGAAATCTAGTAAAGAAGGAACAAGATGCATTCAGGTTGAAATTACACCTACTTCATCCAGAATATCAAGGAATGCTGTGACTAGCATGTCTATAAGAGGGCATAGATGGAAAAGGCATG AACAACCAGAGAATGGTAATGATGCTACTGAATTGGGCAACTTTATCATACCTGAGATTAGTGTCACAAGTGTGGCTGGAGAGAGGACcgggaatggggaaaagagCAGAGCTCTAGCAGAGAATGATGTTCAGCATTTACAGGGAGTACAGGAAACAGCTACAGAACCTAGAACTGACAGCAAAGGCCTGCCAGAAATCAGGAGGCAAAAATCTGTAAGAAAAATGATGGAGGATGGAATAAACTCATCTGGCAGAGTGCAGTTTTAG
- the FAM126A gene encoding hyccin isoform X1, which produces MLAVNTGVVEEWLSEFKTLPEASISSYATSLKDKTALISSLYKVIQEPQSELLEPVCHQLFEFYRSGEEQLLRFTLQFLPELMWCYLAVSASRDLQSSGCIEALLLGVYNLEIVDKEGHNKVLSFTIPSLSKPSIYHEPSSIGSMALTEGALSQHGLSRVVYSGPHPQREMLTAQNRFEVLTFLLLCYNAALSYMPAMSLQSLCQISSRICVCGYPRQQVRKYKGVNSRIPVSSEFMVQMLTGIYYAFYNGEWDLARKAMDDVLYRAQLELYPEPLLVANAIKASLPQGAMKSSKEGTRCIQVEITPTSSRISRNAVTSMSIRGHRWKRHEQPENDNSDLAIEEELIEVSETDEGFYSRATSGTSQSALSNSSAMSSKNLLGKSQRRSGGGKPGGKEKEGETCREHLSRKQTQRAMSENLELVSLKRLTLTTSQSLPKPGSHSLARTTTTVFSKSFEQVSGVPVPNNRGGVSGTEANRFSACSLQEEKLIYGTERTDLPILSKQPNQQRPPSISITLSTD; this is translated from the exons acaCTGCCAGAAGCATCCATATCCAGCTATGCTACCAGCTTGAAAGACAAGACTGCTTTGATTTCATCTCTTTACAAAGTAATTCAGGAGCCACAGAGTGAA CTTCTGGAGCCAGTTTGCCACCAGCTCTTTGAGTTCTACCGCAGTGGTGAGGAGCAATTGCTGCGCTTTACGCTGCAGTTCCTGCCAGAATTGATGTGGTGCTATCTTGCTGTCTCAGCCAGCAGGGATTTGCAGAGCAGTGGATGCATAGAGGCTCTTCTCCTAGGAGTTTATAACTTG GAGATAGTTGACAAAGAGGGACATAACAAAGTGCTGAGTTTCACAATTCCATCTTTGTCCAAACCTTCTATCTATCATGAA ccttCCAGCATTGGCTCCATGGCTCTCACTGAAGGAGCTTTGTCACAGCACGGTTTGTCCAGGGTTGTGTACAGTGGACCTCACCCTCAGAGGGAGATGCTGACAGCCCAGAACAG GTTTGAAGTGCTGactttccttctgctctgttACAATGCTGCCTTAAGCTACATGCCTGCAATGTCTCTTCAGTCATTGTGTCAAATTTCTTCAAG AATTTGTGTCTGTGGATATCCTCGCCAACAAGTGAGAAAGTACAAGGGAGTGAACAGTAGGATTCCAGTTTCATCTGAATTCATGGTGCAAATGCTAACAGGGATCTATTATGCCTT TTATAATGGAGAATGGGATCTGGCTCGTAAAGCTATGGATGACGTTTTGTATAGAGCACAGCTTGAGCTGTATCCAGAACCTCTGCTG GTTGCTAATGCAATAAAAGCTTCATTGCCTCAGGGTGCCATGAAATCTAGTAAAGAAGGAACAAGATGCATTCAGGTTGAAATTACACCTACTTCATCCAGAATATCAAGGAATGCTGTGACTAGCATGTCTATAAGAGGGCATAGATGGAAAAGGCATG AACAACCAGAGAATG ATAATTCTGACTTAGCAATTGAAGAAGAACTGATAGAAGTATCTGAAACCGATGAAGGGTTTTACTCTAGGGCTACTTCTGGAACAAGTCAGTCTGCCCTGTCTAACAGCAGCGCCATGAGCAGCAAGAACCTCTTAGGGAAGAGCCAGCGAAGGTCTGGAGGAGGCAAacctggaggaaaagaaaaagaaggggaaacCTGCAGAGAGCATTTATCACGGAAACAAACTCAGAGAGCCATGAGTGAGAATCTAGAGCTTGTCTCTCTGAAGAGACTGACACTGACAACCAGTCAGTCCCTGCCTAAGCCTGGCAGCCATAGCCTGGCCAGAACAACCACTACTGTGTTTAGTAAATCCTTTGAACAGGTCAGTGGTGTCCCAGTTCCAAATAATCGTGGTGGTGTCTCTGGTACAGAGGCAAACAGGTTTTCGGCTTGCAGtcttcaggaggaaaaattgaTATATGGAACAGAAAGAACAGATCTTCCTATTTTAAGCAAACAACCTAATCAGCAGCGACCTCCTAGTATTAGCATAACTTTGTCAACAGATTGA
- the FAM126A gene encoding hyccin isoform X2, giving the protein MLAVNTGVVEEWLSEFKTLPEASISSYATSLKDKTALISSLYKVIQEPQSELLEPVCHQLFEFYRSGEEQLLRFTLQFLPELMWCYLAVSASRDLQSSGCIEALLLGVYNLEIVDKEGHNKVLSFTIPSLSKPSIYHEPSSIGSMALTEGALSQHGLSRVVYSGPHPQREMLTAQNRFEVLTFLLLCYNAALSYMPAMSLQSLCQISSRICVCGYPRQQVRKYKGVNSRIPVSSEFMVQMLTGIYYAFYNGEWDLARKAMDDVLYRAQLELYPEPLLVANAIKASLPQGAMKSSKEGTRCIQVEITPTSSRISRNAVTSMSIRGHRWKRHDNSDLAIEEELIEVSETDEGFYSRATSGTSQSALSNSSAMSSKNLLGKSQRRSGGGKPGGKEKEGETCREHLSRKQTQRAMSENLELVSLKRLTLTTSQSLPKPGSHSLARTTTTVFSKSFEQVSGVPVPNNRGGVSGTEANRFSACSLQEEKLIYGTERTDLPILSKQPNQQRPPSISITLSTD; this is encoded by the exons acaCTGCCAGAAGCATCCATATCCAGCTATGCTACCAGCTTGAAAGACAAGACTGCTTTGATTTCATCTCTTTACAAAGTAATTCAGGAGCCACAGAGTGAA CTTCTGGAGCCAGTTTGCCACCAGCTCTTTGAGTTCTACCGCAGTGGTGAGGAGCAATTGCTGCGCTTTACGCTGCAGTTCCTGCCAGAATTGATGTGGTGCTATCTTGCTGTCTCAGCCAGCAGGGATTTGCAGAGCAGTGGATGCATAGAGGCTCTTCTCCTAGGAGTTTATAACTTG GAGATAGTTGACAAAGAGGGACATAACAAAGTGCTGAGTTTCACAATTCCATCTTTGTCCAAACCTTCTATCTATCATGAA ccttCCAGCATTGGCTCCATGGCTCTCACTGAAGGAGCTTTGTCACAGCACGGTTTGTCCAGGGTTGTGTACAGTGGACCTCACCCTCAGAGGGAGATGCTGACAGCCCAGAACAG GTTTGAAGTGCTGactttccttctgctctgttACAATGCTGCCTTAAGCTACATGCCTGCAATGTCTCTTCAGTCATTGTGTCAAATTTCTTCAAG AATTTGTGTCTGTGGATATCCTCGCCAACAAGTGAGAAAGTACAAGGGAGTGAACAGTAGGATTCCAGTTTCATCTGAATTCATGGTGCAAATGCTAACAGGGATCTATTATGCCTT TTATAATGGAGAATGGGATCTGGCTCGTAAAGCTATGGATGACGTTTTGTATAGAGCACAGCTTGAGCTGTATCCAGAACCTCTGCTG GTTGCTAATGCAATAAAAGCTTCATTGCCTCAGGGTGCCATGAAATCTAGTAAAGAAGGAACAAGATGCATTCAGGTTGAAATTACACCTACTTCATCCAGAATATCAAGGAATGCTGTGACTAGCATGTCTATAAGAGGGCATAGATGGAAAAGGCATG ATAATTCTGACTTAGCAATTGAAGAAGAACTGATAGAAGTATCTGAAACCGATGAAGGGTTTTACTCTAGGGCTACTTCTGGAACAAGTCAGTCTGCCCTGTCTAACAGCAGCGCCATGAGCAGCAAGAACCTCTTAGGGAAGAGCCAGCGAAGGTCTGGAGGAGGCAAacctggaggaaaagaaaaagaaggggaaacCTGCAGAGAGCATTTATCACGGAAACAAACTCAGAGAGCCATGAGTGAGAATCTAGAGCTTGTCTCTCTGAAGAGACTGACACTGACAACCAGTCAGTCCCTGCCTAAGCCTGGCAGCCATAGCCTGGCCAGAACAACCACTACTGTGTTTAGTAAATCCTTTGAACAGGTCAGTGGTGTCCCAGTTCCAAATAATCGTGGTGGTGTCTCTGGTACAGAGGCAAACAGGTTTTCGGCTTGCAGtcttcaggaggaaaaattgaTATATGGAACAGAAAGAACAGATCTTCCTATTTTAAGCAAACAACCTAATCAGCAGCGACCTCCTAGTATTAGCATAACTTTGTCAACAGATTGA